In Tachysurus fulvidraco isolate hzauxx_2018 chromosome 25, HZAU_PFXX_2.0, whole genome shotgun sequence, the following proteins share a genomic window:
- the gpr12 gene encoding G-protein coupled receptor 12, translating to MSEQVSVTSSWLTSDTSWVSSGGGSTENLTVGTLPPPAVLPPESSAELLVNPWDIVLCTSGTLIACENALVVLVIWQNPALRAPMFLLIGSLALADLLAGVGLVLHFTFAYLLRSDSAQLLTIGLVVASFSASVFSLLAITIDRYLSLYYALTYNSERTAAFTYTMLVLLWGLSLCLGLLPVTGVNCLSQEDACSVVWPLTKNNVAVLSVSFLLLFGLMLQLYVQICKIVMRHAHQIAVQHHFLAATPHYVTTRKGVSTLAIILGTFAACWMPFTVYSLIADYTYPPLYTYATLVPATYNSIINPVIYAFRNQEIQKALWMVCCGCIPASVAQRARTPSDV from the coding sequence ATGAGCGAGCAGGTGTCAGTAACCTCGAGCTGGCTGACCTCTGACACAAGCTGGGTCAGTAGTGGTGGTGGGAGCACAGAGAACCTGACTGTTGGAACACTTCCTCCACCTGCCGTTTTACCTCCGGAGTCTTCTGCCGAGCTGCTGGTGAACCCGTGGGATATTGTGTTGTGCACGTCGGGCACCCTGATAGCCTGCGAGAATGCCTTGGTGGTCTTGGTCATCTGGCAGAACCCAGCTCTGCGTGCTCCTATGTTCCTGCTGATTGGCAGCCTGGCGCTGGCTGACCTGCTAGCTGGCGTGGGTCTGGTGCTCCACTTCACCTTCGCCTACCTACTGCGCTCGGACTCGGCCCAGCTGCTCACCATCGGCCTGGTGGTGGCCTCGTTCTCCGCTTCCGTCTTTAGCTTGCTAGCCATTACCATCGATCGCTACCTGTCACTGTATTATGCACTCACATACAACTCAGAGCGCACAGCTGCCTTCACCTACACCATGCTGGTGCTGCTGTGGGGGTTGTCCCTGTGCCTCGGTCTGCTGCCCGTCACCGGGGTAAACTGCCTGAGTCAGGAGGACGCCTGCAGCGTGGTGTGGCCGCTCACAAAGAACAATGTCGCTgtcctgtctgtgtctttcttgCTGCTCTTTGGGCTCATGCTGCAGCTCTACGTGCAAATCTGCAAGATCGTCATGCGTCACGCGCACCAGATCGCTGTGCAGCACCACTTCCTGGCTGCCACGCCGCACTACGTCACGACCCGTAAAGGTGTCTCGACACTCGCCATCATCCTTGGAACATTTGCCGCCTGCTGGATGCCTTTCACTGTCTACTCACTGATTGCTGACTACACCTACCCACCGCTGTACACATACGCCACACTGGTTCCTGCCACCTACAACTCCATCATCAACCCCGTCATCTATGCCTTCCGCAACCAAGAGATCCAGAAGGCACTTTGGATGGTGTGCTGCGGCTGCATCCCGGCCAGCGTGGCGCAACGGGCACGGACGCCCAGTGACGTCTAA
- the wasf3b gene encoding wiskott-Aldrich syndrome protein family member 3b, producing MPLLKRNIEPRHLCRGALPEGVGSELECVMNNTLSAIIRQLSSLSKHAEDIFSELFYEANAFYLRANSLQDRIDRLAVKVTQLDSTVEEVSLQDINMRKAFKSSTVQDQQVVSKSSVPIPVKEMYELSDPPPPLNILSRYRDDNKEGLKFYTDPSYFFDLWKEKMLQDTEDKRKEKRRQKEQKRCVDGTLQREVKKVRKARNRRQEWNMMAFDKELRPDLRHGHTVHRAGSSEGSVSPENRSHGHDHLDHGYLTMSNHAGHAHTYSGPPPGMAALTAHAHMNMEQDYRTGSMAYRSGTLGRPHQAPPPPPPTECMNGSMPLPPMDYSMDYMNSATPPPPPAPLIPSSQTAFALPPMGTSPGPPPMGAGYILPGSPASGPLAAPPPPGPPPPPPNTTQQITPKRPPVPIEAPPMNDARSDLLAAIRMGIQLKKVQEQQELQAKREPVGNDVATILSRRIAVEYSDSEDDSELEDNDWSD from the exons ATGCCCCTGTTGAAGAGGAACATCGAGCCCCGGCACCTGTGCCGTGGTGCTCTGCCCGAAGGCGTCGGTAGTGAGCTGGAGTGTGTAATGAACAACACGCTCTCCGCCATCATCCGCCAGCTTAGCAGCCTCA GTAAGCATGCGGAGGACATATTCAGCGAGCTGTTTTATGAAGCCAACGCATTTTATCTGCGAGCGAACTCCCTGCAGGATCGCATCGATCGGCTCGCCGTCAAGGTCACTCAGCTGGACTCCACCGTGGAGGAGG tcTCTTTGCAGGACATTAATATGAGGAAGGCTTTTAAGAGCTCCACAGTACAGGACCAGCAGGTGGTGTCCAAGAGCAGCGTCCCAATCCCTGTGAAAGAGATGTATGAGCTGAGTGACCCCCCTCCACCCCTCAACATCCTCTcacggtacag GGACGATAATAAGGAAGGGCTGAAATTTTATACGGACCCCTCGTACTTCTTTGACCTGTGGAAGGAGAAAATGCTGCAGGACACGGAGGAcaagaggaaagagaaaagacGGCAGAAA GAGCAGAAACGCTGTGTGGACGGAACGCTGCAgagagaggtgaagaaggtgCGAAAGGCTCGGAATCGCCGTCAAGAGTGGAACATGATGGCCTTTGATAAGGAACTGAGGCCCGACCTGCGGCACGGGCACACGGTGCACAGAGCAGGATCATCTGAGGGCTCCGTGTCACCAGAAAACAG gTCTCATGGCCATGACCACTTGGACCATGGCTATCTGACCATGTCCAACCACGCAGGCCACGCCCACACGTACTCCGGCCCTCCCCCCGGCATGGCGGCCCTTACGGCTCATGCCCACATGAACATGGAGCAGGACTACAGGACGGGGTCTATGGCGTACCGCTCGGGCACGCTGGGCCGTCCACACCAGGCTCCGCCTCCTCCTCCACCCACAGAGTGCATGAACGGGTCCATGCCCCTCCCACCAATGGACTACAG TATGGATTACATGAACtcagccacacctcctccacccCCAGCTCCTCTCATTCCATCATCTCAAACTGCCTTCGCTCTGCCTCCCATGGGCACATCCCCAGGCCCGCCTCCCATGGGCGCCGGTTACATCCTGCCTGGTTCACCTGCCTCTGGACCACTggctgctcctcctcctcctgggcCGCCACCTCCTCCACCTAACACTACCCAACAAATCACACCCAAACGCCCACCTGTTCCCATTGAAGCCCCACCCATGAACGATGCCCGCAGTGACCTGCTAGCAGCCATACGCATGG GTATTCAGctgaagaaggtgcaggagcagcaggagctgCAGGCGAAGCGAGAGCCGGTGGGCAACGATGTGGCCACTATTCTGTCACGCCGCATAGCTGTGGAGTACAGCGACTCAGAGGATGACTCCGAGTTAGAGGATAATGACTGGTCtgactaa